DNA from Musa acuminata AAA Group cultivar baxijiao chromosome BXJ1-5, Cavendish_Baxijiao_AAA, whole genome shotgun sequence:
aaTATTAGTTCGATTCTATAGGATTCTCATCGAATACTTCTATAAGAAGTATCATATTTACTTATTTTACATGCATCCTTTCAGAAAGTGTTTTTTAGAGTAATAAAAGAATAACAAAATAATCACAATTACTGGTAGAAGAGAGAAATCAGTTAGTTCTGAAAATATGTGGGCCCATATGGCCCGGGCCGGGCTGGGCTGGGCAGCCTATTACAATATTAGTACCagtaataattaatataataataatgatggaaTAATAGAATATTATAATGGATCAGGGCACGTCTCCTGAGACATCGGGTCGGTGGAATCCAAGAAATAAGGGCCAACCAAATCCCCATCCCCATCGCCGTCGCCTGTTCTTCCTCTTCGTCTTCGCTCAGAGGAGGTACGTCTTTCCCCCTTTCTCCCATGTTCTGTTTCCCTTCCTTTTTGCCGATCTCAAATGGGATCTCGTTGTTTTCTTAGTTATACATGGGTTAGATCTCGATGCTATGTTCGATCTTCTTGCTTTTCTTCTTCGGAGcactttttgttttcctttttcctcCCTATATTTGCTGAATTTTCGGTAATCACAGCGGTCGTGATGGCTTTGCGATCTCCAAGCGTTGTTTTGACTGTTGATGACCAGTAACTTGGTGGGTGTTGTAGTCTTCTTCTCGTTAGGAGTGATTGCTAGATCTACATGGAACTATCTTGGATTTCCTTTAACTGGTTGATTTTTGTGGGTTCCGATTCCTGATGAAAGGGGTTGGCTATCTTTTCTTCTTCAAGTCCGCAGAAAAGGATTCGTGCTCGAATCTTCTACTTGGAGAGACTGGATGTGCTCGTGTTGATTGTTCTTCGTAATCTTTCCGTACATTTCCTGTGTTTGCGACTCCAATTCTGTGGAGAAAAGCCTTGAAAATCTTACAAAAGGCTTCTCATTGTTTTGTGCGGGATCGCATTTGCTCACATCAGTTTTGGAGTCCTTTGCCGTGGTTCTTCGCCGGTTGGGTTATGTTTGCTTACTATCGCATGACTCCTCGATGAAATCAGCAATAGTCATGTAAATAAGTGGTGGAGATATATCGTATTGGCCTCTCTTTGAATGGCTGTGCTGTGTTAACCACGAACGGCACTCATTGTTCTGTCCACTTAGGTGCATGGCAGGGTGATCCCCTGGTTTGTGCGGTGTTTAACTTATCGAGTAGTTCAAATCTGATTATGATTCACAGCCTATCAATCTTTCTCTACCAGTTTGAGGTCTAAAGTTTTAATAAACTTAGACATATGGTAACGTCTGTACTCTGAGCTCTTTAATGATTCTCGCCTTGAATATGATACAAGGATTATGATCTTCTAAAGTTTTGATAAACTTGAGTTTTGGTAACAGCTATGAACTGAGCTCTTTAGTGGCTCTAACCTTGAATATGAGAAACAAAAAAGATCCTCAAAGCACTTCCTAATGCAGTTCACTCTGTCCCTGTCCTCACACTATCTGATCAGAACCATTTATCAATGGATTTGGACATTCCTCTTCAATTTATCAATATAAATGGGTTGATGCAAAGTAGAATAAGATTATCAGTTGCAAGACtcgtttgatgatttttttttatcttttagccATATATAATGGCATATCTAATACAATTCCCTACAACGTTTTTGTCTGTATCACTTGGCATTTATAAGTAATCATTGGGAGTCTCTTTATCCTAGTTGGTTACACTGTTTCTGTCATCTCTACATTATGGCATATGTGGTAGGACGATCACTTCTATTTTACTAAACCTCAAATTTGAACTAAAATTTGCAATGTATTTGCGATGTTTGTTTTGGATCAGAATGTTTTGCTCAATCCAATTTTACTTATTATGCATTTGACTCCAATGAGATTTTTTGTGTATGGTGCTTTTTCAGAATATAGAAGAGAGCTATCCCTGGTACAATGTTAATGTTCCCTATGTTTCTTTAGCTAGAGAGACATGAGCTAAACCCCACGGAATTAGTTACTTctgttgaatataattttgatacTTGCTTTATATTAATCAAAATTTGTCACCTTAATCTGTTTTTTATAATAACAATTTACATGCAATATGGACACATTTGTGTTCAGTCTGTTTTCTTGATAGGAGCTAGAAGATGGATTCCAACAGGCGTCAGAGTGGAATTCAGCAATTGTTGGCTGCAGAGCAGGAAGCACAACGCATTGTCAATGAGGCTAGAAATGGTTAGTTCTGTTAAAAAGCAGAgctcaaatctataatatatagCATTTCTGTAAATGAGCTTCATATAGTTTTTCTATCTGATATTTGTTGGTTTTGGTGTACCTTGAATTTGCAGCTTGATGCATGAAACTAAAATCTCAAATATTCAAccaggaaaatattttttatgacgaTACCCTGAGAATGAGGATTTAGGGAAATATAATGCATATGGAAGGATATGTATATTGTCATTTCTTTCTTAGTGACTAGTGGCTAGCAGTCGTTGGGTTGCTAGATTGTATATTGTCATGCTATTTGAGGCAATTGCTAGTGTGTGTCTTAGAAAAACTGAATAATATGAAAACCAAACCTTCAGCGATGTCTGAAGACCAGCCATAGAATCTTTCGTGCATGTTTTCTTTTCATAAATTAAGTTTAGTGTTGATAAAATCTTATAACTCATCATGACAAATGCACTGAGGGTTTCTTGGATAAAGATATGAAATATTAGATGATTAGTGAAacgagaaaggaaaaaaaaaggagttaAGACTCTGTTTGATTCAAAGAATAACTCTTAGGGATGAAGCTAGACAGGCTTTCTTTTTTGTAATATTTCAATTTTCTTGTAGAGTTAAAATCATTAATCAAGTCAAATAAGCATGTGCCACTTGTTGCATAGAACTCATTGAAAAGGTTGCAACAAAATAAAGATCATTGAGAATGAACATTGCATAAGAAAGCGATAGCCTCTGGAAATTTGGGTACGCAAATTTGGAGCCACTTTTGATGGTTACTTTGATATTTGGTAGACATAGGGATACTTTTAATACTTATGTCAAAGATTTGCCTGATATGGTTTATTTCTTTCTGTATATATCAGACAAGCTTTACTACTAGTCGATGATTGTTACCCTGATTCCATCAGTTTAATGAAATTTATTGAAGCTTctagttttgttttgttttgtttttttagttTCTAGTTTCTGGACATATGTagcattggaaaaaaaaaactcatttcaGTTTAGATTATTAATTCTTCGAGTGTTGGTTTATTTTCTCATCATTGGAAAAAGCTAGttggaataaaataatataaatggatTTGACATTAAAATTCAAGGAAAAAAGAGCCCATTTATTGTCGAAATCTGGTGGATGAATGAGCTAATAGAAGAATCATATTTGTACCACAGCCAAAATGGCAAGGCTGAAGCAGGCTAAAGAAGAAGCAGATAAGGAGATTGCTGCATATCGGGCACAAATGGAAGCCGAGTTTCAGAAGAAGGTTGCTCAGGTGAGTGGCTGCCGATGCCTTGGGTTTTGGCCTTCTATAACATACTATTATTGCGCATTTAGCTTCCTGTTACTTGTTGTGACAAAACAGAGCAGTGGAGATTCTGGTGCAAATGTTAAGCGGCTTGAGCTAGAAACTGAGGAAAAGATCCAGCACCTCAAGTCACAGGCAGCCAATATTTCCAACGATGTGGGTCAAATGCTTTTGAAGCATGTGACCACCGTGAAGAATTAGGCACCATcaccacaaaaaaaagaaaaaggacagtAAATGGATAAATAAGATTTTGAACCCTGATTGGTCTGTCAACTGAACATTCATTTGTGCACGCACGATGCTGTGTTTGTTGTTTCCTTGAATAAGATAGATGCCTTTGTGGTTGTACCGAGGCGCCTGTACCACTGCGGAGGTATATCCTAATACCgactatttcttttcttttgtttatttGATACGAGGGAAGAGTAGTCTTTGTTTGGAAGAACAAAtggcaataatttttttttttgcttgatttAAGTGGATACGATCTGCGTATATACAGCAGAGCGTTTGACGATGTTGACTGAGGTATTTGATTGCTTGTTTATTCGTTGAAGTGAAAAAGGTAACATCGTTTTATTATTCAAACAGCGGAACACGTATCGCTGCAATTCCTCTAACCCGGTGGCTTCGTTGTCATTGTAATTGGGCGTCTAAGGAAGCTGCTTTAGTGGTGTTAACAGAGATTGTCGACTCGTGAGTCGGCTTGGTTGATTTATTATCGAAGGTGCAGGGGTTTTTTTATGGCTCCTCTTTGCTAACGCGGAGAGTCGACGTAATGAACCGACGTGGAGAGCCCACTGGGGAAAGGTGGTTCGTGGGGAGCGGTTTGGCCCTTGTACGGTGAAGTTGGGTCGCCTCTTGGCTGTGTCTCCGGATGGTGCCGGGGGCGGTCCAATCCTCGTATGGTGAAGTCGGGTTGGACAGTTGGGTCGCCTACTGATCTTTCCGATACTTAAGTTAGAGAGATGAAAGGAGGTTAACAATGTAAGTGAGAGAATGAAGAGCTCTTGCCCACTTGTCCTGACTTGGCTCGGGGCTTGGCTTTTATACCTAGGCACTAGGTAGAGCATACGAGTCGTCGTCAAGATCTCCCTTACCTTGCATGGAGGAGGCATTTAATGCGGGTAGCTTGTCGACGTGTGTCCCCAGGGGCGACATCTAGGGACTATCGAGATGAT
Protein-coding regions in this window:
- the LOC135673447 gene encoding V-type proton ATPase subunit G-like codes for the protein MDSNRRQSGIQQLLAAEQEAQRIVNEARNAKMARLKQAKEEADKEIAAYRAQMEAEFQKKVAQSSGDSGANVKRLELETEEKIQHLKSQAANISNDVGQMLLKHVTTVKN